In Deltaproteobacteria bacterium, a genomic segment contains:
- a CDS encoding class I SAM-dependent methyltransferase, translating into MISARRERDLRNPHESKIYSEFSHLYEKIFSPFFEKRIHSVIKGLRIPPGATVLEVGIGTGLSMSAYPSHCEVTGVDLAADMLEKAQEKADENGWRHFRLLEMDALNLKFPDNSFDYVLSFHVISVVPDPVRMMREISRVCKPGGSVVIINHFRSTKPVIGPLVGALTPITRHLGWDASLRLSEAFDGVPVHIEKCFKTSPFSLFTVVMAQNEKHATNGTAHKKLSVRSL; encoded by the coding sequence GTGATTTCCGCTCGTAGAGAGAGGGACTTGAGGAATCCTCACGAAAGTAAGATCTATTCTGAATTTTCTCACCTGTATGAAAAGATCTTTTCGCCATTTTTCGAGAAACGGATCCATTCCGTCATTAAAGGCCTCCGGATTCCACCCGGAGCTACGGTGCTGGAGGTTGGAATTGGTACTGGGCTTTCGATGTCTGCCTATCCATCGCACTGTGAAGTCACTGGCGTGGACCTTGCCGCCGACATGCTCGAAAAAGCCCAGGAAAAGGCAGACGAAAACGGTTGGCGCCATTTCCGTTTGTTAGAAATGGATGCGCTTAATCTGAAATTTCCGGACAATTCCTTTGATTATGTTCTGTCCTTTCATGTCATCAGCGTGGTGCCTGACCCGGTGCGGATGATGCGTGAGATTAGCCGCGTATGTAAACCTGGCGGATCGGTCGTCATCATCAACCATTTTCGTTCAACCAAGCCTGTAATTGGCCCATTGGTTGGAGCACTCACGCCGATTACGCGTCATCTTGGGTGGGACGCGTCCTTGCGGCTGTCCGAAGCTTTTGATGGAGTTCCGGTCCACATTGAGAAGTGTTTTAAGACTTCGCCATTCTCGCTGTTTACGGTGGTGATGGCACAGAACGAGAAGCATGCAACGAACGGAACTGCTCACAAAAAGCTGTCCGTTCGTTCCCTATAA
- a CDS encoding helix-turn-helix domain-containing protein: MAEKDDILLNSRQAAEMLDLSPDTVNELARKNTLPAVKRGRQWRFHRRDISSFKKQVLERTAA; encoded by the coding sequence GTGGCTGAGAAAGACGATATTCTCCTGAACAGCAGACAAGCTGCCGAAATGCTCGACCTCAGTCCTGATACGGTTAATGAACTCGCTCGCAAAAATACCTTACCTGCGGTTAAACGGGGACGACAGTGGCGTTTCCACCGCAGAGACATCTCGTCCTTTAAGAAACAAGTGTTGGAACGAACGGCTGCCTAA